A region of the Leishmania panamensis strain MHOM/PA/94/PSC-1 chromosome 10 sequence genome:
GATGAGGGGCCCGTCTGTGTACAGGACTGCCTGTGTCGAGGAacggtgggtgtgtgcgggtgagtggggggagggggaggagggggaggagggctgcTTTGTtttcactgtgtgtgtgtgtgttttccccCAAAGTTAGCGGTTTGTGCTTGACGTGGACGCAttccgcgcgcgcgcgtgtgtgtgtgtaggggcGACGATGACAGTCCTCGCTAATGCACCGTAATCCTCCCCATCCTCATCCTCATCCTTATCTATCAGCTCGCCCTATTCGAGTCTGCGTCGGCTCCACCCAAACACACTCTCGCTTCTGCTGTGCGGTGCACCAACCCCCGTATCCCCATTACATACGGGCGTCAATGCAACTGTGCTGAGAGCGCCGCAAGCGTGTCTACTGTCCTTCTCGAGAGGTGAGCTGTAGAGCTGCCcaagcacaggcacacacccacccacacacacacgccaagaCAGACCATCGTCACAGCTACTGCAGgtccctttcccttcacaACGACAGAAACATGCTCAATCACCAGCTGCTATCCAGGTGCTCCAGGGAATCTGCATCTCCACTCCAGGCGgcctcttcgcctccgccctTCCCCTGTCTGCACAAGTACACTTCCCCGGATTCCAGCGCTTCGCTTTACGAGGCCGGCGCGCTTTCAAtgacgcgcagcagccccacGGAGGCACTCACCATGCCTGCCAAGGCACCGTACGGGTAGAGGATAGCGCTCAGCGGGGCATCAGACCTAAAGGATTCAAATTTGCCAAAGCAGTACTTGTAGGCGAGGTACAGCTCGGCGATGCAACGAGCCTCCAGCAGAACTGTCGATGTCAGGTTCGGGTGCACGCGCAGAAGCCACACATAGTCGAAGAACTTTCGCATGACCCACGGAACCAAGAGTATGCCAGCCGAGGACTCAGCTGCTCGCTTGTGAGCCGCACCGCTCTTGCGCCGCTGATGCATCTCGTCTGCTGGCTGTCCGTCGCCGACGGAGGTCTTCACCGCATGACTGTTGCGGCGATTCACCAGCTGCTCCACAGGCGAGTTTTGGTGCGCCTCATCGCTGGGGTTTTGCGCTTCCCACCGCGCGCCAGGGCTACGaaggcgttgctgctgctgctgtgactcAACCCTCATGACCTCATCGTTGTACAGCTGAACCCAACGCGGCTTCTCGCGCTCTATCAGACCTGGTGAACCGAGAGCCACCCTTGTCGGGGAACGGCGGGTTTCCTCTGTGTGACCATCCTCGCTGAGCGATGCAGCAGTggtcggcgccgccgctgtgtgCTGGACGAACGATGTATTGGCTTCTGCCTTCGACGTCACGGCGAGCGTGTGTGACGGTGACACCGGCATACCGCCACTTGCGTcggcctcctctgcctcctctccttgATCCGACTCGGAGAAGATTTCGCGGTAGAGAAATCCACAACGACTGCAGGCCGGCATCATCCTTGCCGGatccgccgcctccacataGGCGAGGCTCGATACAAACGGCGCACCGTAGTCGAGGTCCAGcggagggaaaaagaggttCGTCTTGCGCCGTGCAATGAAGCCATGCATGCGCCAGACCCTGTCTTCCgggtcgtcgtcgccgctgcagccacacCGGCAGTGTATGTTCTGCCGTGCTGTCGTATACTTGACCCAGCCcggctgcagcagtcgcacCGTATTGAGCAGCAGGTCGATGATAGACACCACGAGCCAGCAGCGGTTGATGATGAGGGTGATGACTCGGCGGTGCGCCTCGATGAACGTGAAGGTGGTGAAGTGTTCTGTGGAGATAAGGGTGGCGTCGCGCAGGAATCGCCGACACGCTGCAGCCAAATTGCGGAAGCCGAGAAGCGCCATGAGCGCCGAATTAAACTGCAACACACCCttgcgccaccgcgctggCAACGCTGTAGACGCCGGCTGCAACTCCCTCAGCCACGTCGAGAGCGCGCCGATATGGTTGTCCTTGTACTCGTGGAAGCCGGTCACCGTGCTGGTGGAGAGAATGCTAAGGTCACTCTCCCTGCAGTACTTTTCcactggcagcggtgggACGTCGttggagatggaggaggctcTAGTGGACGTCGTCATGGGCAATACTGAGGTACACAGCACGGCAGTCGCTGGTGGCGTGGAGGCAAGCATGAAGGCTGCCCAGTGATTGCGCAAGGATGATGAGTGATGACCATTCCGCTCAGTATCGTGAATCGCcgtcgcggtgctgcactcCCGCTGGCTTTCCTGCTGCGTGCCATCGACCGACGACGCCAGGACAGCCTGCGTGCTCGTGGACCCGCCAGCTGCAGATGacaacggtggtggtggcggcggctgcatgTCGGCGCTCTCGACTCTGGAGGTAGAGTTCGTGGTGCCATCCGGCTTCGTTGTCACTTCGGACGGAGATGCAGCTGTACAGGACAGCCCGGCTGGCttcagcggcgacagcaaaTCAACAGAGGAGTAAGGCAGTACCGGGGATGCGACAGGCTCGTCAGAGTGACTCGGCGGCACGGTTGGTGCACAGGCCATGCGCCAGTTGTTCGGCACCGACAGTGGGCCGTCCCCAGGTGTCAAACAATCACCACTCACCAGCTCCGTCATCAGCTGACTTGACATAGATTCGTACGACGGCgagcgcggcgcaggcaTCAATGGCGTGCTTTTATGAGTGATACTGTTCTCTGCACCCCCATGGAGGTGATCGCCCACGTCGCCGCtcgtgacgctgctgttAGCGGTATGGGCGGGGGTGCCGTTGTTCGAGGGCCGCTTCAGCGGGCGTAGTAACGTTTTGCGACCTGCTTTGTCGACCCAGTCTTCCGTCGCGGGGCTGAGTGCGTTGGTTgccgcgtcggcggtggcggacgGCGTCAGgccgtgccgctggtgctgccggtgGACGGGCTCGCGAATGAGAGTCAGATTATCCGTGTCGTGCGGCTCGACgatgtcctcctcgcctgaGGACGTCGTGAAGGCGGAGTTGACAGCGGGGTCGGAGGCCACACGTGGTAGCGCCCGAGGGCCAGTGGAGTCACATTTACTTCCCGCGATCGGCGTTGGAGCTGCCGTGGCGGTTTTGGGTGTCCGTCCGCCCCAGTCGTCCGCCGCACCAGCCTCTGCCGACAGGCTGCGGAACGACACGctcggaggcagcggcagctcacTCACGCCCGTGGCGGGGGACTGCTGCTCAGGGCGTTCCCTGAAGATGTTTGTCCGAGTACCCACCCCCGCTGTGCATGGGAACACGGGCTGCAACATCtccgcaccgccgctactAACGGCGTCGCCCGCATAGTCAGTTGCTTTCTGCGGCGTCaagctggtgctgccactgcaggaCTTCAGCTCAGTGAAACTCCCGCCGGCAGCCTGCGcggccttctccacctcagaggcgtgtgtgcacaTCTTGTCTGCCAGCAGCGTGTCCTTTGCCGGCGACTTGGATGGCTGCTCACGCATACGTTGCTGAATGCGGCAGTCCGCCACCATTGAGTCCTCGGGCACCTCGCCGCGGCTCTGCCCCTGTGTAGCCTGGGCAGCTTGCGcccagcgcagcagtcgaCCCGAGAGACACTGTCCCCACAATGACGAGGCCCCCATTAGAATCAACCCTCGCTCCAGGCGCGACACGACGGGCAACATGACGGCACACGTGGCGCGTGCGATGCTGCTCTCGTACTTCATCCACATTCGCTCACATACAGCCTGCAGTGTGAAGAGGTTGAGCAGGCCGCGACCCATCTTGAACAGGCTGCGACCGTGGCGGATCGTGTTATAGTTGCGGTAAAGCCGCTCCGCTATCTGGCCCATGAGCACTTGCACCTCGGGCGAGAATAGAGACGACGTCTTCAGGAGGCAGATGGCGAGCTGCAGGCTGTACTGGATGAGTTTGAACATCAAATCACGACCGTCGGAGGCGGTAAGGACGTAGAGCAACGTGCTTCGCGGCAGGTCGTTGGGGATCAGCACACCGACGCCGTTGTTCTCGTAGTAGCCCTCGacacgcacctgcacgcGATCCTCGTTCGCATCCTCCTCCGTAGCGGAGATGCCGCGGAGGCTGACGTGGTCCGCCCCGCGCGAGTACAGGTCGCTGGGCGAGGAGGCCGGCGAGTAGACGATGGCCACGCCCTTCGACAGTGAGTGCTGGTTCTGAAGGGTGCAGTAGTCTTGCACCGTGAGGCTGTCTCTACCGGTGCAGAAGGAAGGGCCCATGGCCAGCGCCTGcgaggtgggggaggtgcTTGATAAAAGGTCAGCTATCGAGTCCAAGCTTGGCCGGGCCAGGACGGATACAATTGggtcgctgtggtggcggtgctgcagggtCGGGAACGCAGGATAGGACCCAAAGAGCTCCTGATTTTCCAGCCGCGCAAGTGCcacgatgccgccgccggtgctgccaggagcgccgctgtggctgcggtggtggtgatttCCGTCAGGACACACCATGCGCTGTGATGGAAAACGACGTGCACGGAGACTGCCGGTGTGTGGGCTGAGTGGAGTGCTCACCGACACTGAGTCGGACACGTTCGCCTgggacgacggcgacgagggtTGGAAGTCGATCCTCCGATCTGCACTACTGTGGTCCATCTTGATGTGTCGCCGGTGTTGTGTTTTGTGCGTAtcaatagagagagagagaatggagCGAGTTCGAGTCAATGGAGCTGTCAAGAGAAGTCGAggggggtgaagggggaTTGGAGGGGCTGCGTGGGAGACCAAAGAGTGCGAGGCACAACAGTAAGCATCGCAGCCaaagcgccaccactgcgatTGCCGCCACGCACCGCGAGAGAGGCcgatgagggggggggaaagaaaagcaaagaagagatCAAAGCAGCTTAAGAGCCTACACCGTTTTGAGGACCcgcggggagaggggggagggggggtgaccAGGCAGAacgaggcacacacagctacacagagagacgttTCCACAGGTGGCTTCGGTTACGTCCACAACAACTGGAGCAGCAAGACGTGTAGGGGccgggagagagagaggggttcGGAGAGTGGGGAAAGAGGATCAGCAGGAAGCAAAGGacgggaggaagaggaaagagccCTGCGGGCGTTATAAGGGGGTAGGGAAAAAGGGGCAACAACAGTAGCGGCGTACCGatggtggggtggtggtggaggaaaTGCCCCAATGCCACGCTCGGTGTGGTACGCGCGTGGTCGTGTGCTCTTCGCGTCCAGTATGTATGAGACTGTcgtctcgctttctctcgcttctctctcacctttTACTTAAACCCACACACGtctgcggtgtgtgtgtgtgtgcagccaGCCAGCCAGCAGAGCACTTATGCAGCGACACCTGCGCACTTGAAGGAGCAACaaaggtgaagggggagggagatggggaaagaggcgtgtgtgtgtgtgtggctctaCCGCTCTCACAACTACACAGAGCGATAGGCCCAAAGGTACACGCGCGCACGGactacacccacacccacacccacacacacacacaggggggaggggggaaataAGAAACAAACAGTGCGTGCTCTTGAAGGCGGCAATTACCgcagcgatggtggcggAAAGcgtaaggaggaggaggaggaggaggagggggggtgaggtCGATTTTCCTACACAGTCAAGAGAGGTCTCGAGAGgtctggggggggggagggggaggggtgccaAAGAGCAGTGGATGCAAGTGAGATGCGcgcgcgagaaagagagaccagaaaagggagagagagaatgtgTGTTGGAGatacgcacacccacacacccacgtattcatggggagggagatgaACATGACGGATCCCTCTTAaagtgggagggagaagagggcagTGTGAGACGGTGTGTTTCCCTAAGAAGGCCGCGCCGCCTTTCATTGCAATTTTGTTGTCGTTATCAAAAGGCTCCAACggtgcgagggagagagaaagacagggcGAGAGAGCGTTGCATCTCGagtgcacagctgcaccgcaaCTGTGttcgctttttcttctccttttctcttacAGTAACACAAGCAAAAACCCTCCTTgacagggagggaggaggaggggggtgggcacaccgcagcgcgtgGCACCACAGGACCCCAGTGCCTCCACTccgtgtggggaagccaggcagcccccctcccatccctgccagtgctgaGCCACTTCTGGTATCGGCGGCCAACTActgagcggcgctgcgccggagAGACCTGCAACAGCGAGCACGTTTGCATTatccatgtgatgggcagagtgtcagcgtggctcgaatgTGTCGCACCCGGCatgatgggagcggctgtgaggcgagctgcgcagcgggaGCGGGCAGAGcttgaggcaggggccgcGCGCGGATGACTGAGTcagcgcattgctgtaacgcgtgcgtccacggctgcttcgccccCGCGATAGGGCCCGAGAGGCAGGCCGGATATTCAGTGGAGGAGTTGAGCTGACGCACTACGGCTGAACGGACACACGttgggggaaaaaaagagtgtacgtacgcacgcaccaACAGGCGCGCCgaaggagagggcgatgTATGGGCGAATTcgcagggaaaagggggaggtgtGAAGGCGGGTCGCGGTCCgtctccccacccaccgcgtgcgctctctctttctccctcgtACAGCGTAGCTAGTGTCATGAGGAGTGAGGAGCGGTGAGGAGAAGTCGGAGAAGGGAGTAGCCGCCCATAAATGAAGCTCtacagcggcacacacacacacacacaccaagtGCGAGAGCATTCGCACCAGTGGCAGTCGTGTGACTCACGCCGAGCACGGCCGATCAAgtcaacagcagcgccttggATGAGCCCGACTGATGAAACGGAGCGAAACGCCGGCGGGCGGCAGGTTGGCGGTTGTGATGTTCGTGGCGGAGAGCGTGCGAAGAGATGGAGGCAGAGAACACCCCTACAGCATCAACAAtactcctcctccggcgCTGACCTGCGCTTCCCTCCGACCCACTCGCCCATATGCCTCCTTATTACTGATACCTTAGACGGTTGCTGCCGCGTACTCGACAGCGTTAGCGgcctcgctgcggcggcgctgagccGCGCTGCACGGCTCGTAAGAGGGGAACTTCTCCTCGCGCACGCGGTCATCCTTTAGACTGGTGCAGTACAGCCAGCCGAGACCGAAGCGCTCATTGTCGTGCGTCTCTACCGCCATGTTTACCgcgacaagcagcagcaggggtcCGAAGAACTCGAGGTAGGCGTGGCCGACATGTTTCACATACGACTTCGTGAAGCCCCACAAGCGACGGACGGTGCTCTCCCCACCATCCTTGACAGAGGCCCCTTTGAGGAACAGCATGTGTGGGCAATGGCGGAGCGAGTATGTTTCTGAATTTGGACGAAAAGGAAGGTGAATGCGTTGGTGTATAGCGGGTGTCGCTGCCGAAGTGTTCGCCGCGGATGACGGCGTTCTGGCAGCTGGCGTGAGGACAAGTCGCAGGTGGGTGCTTGCAGTTTTGTTGGGTTGGatcagggggagggaagcgacGACCGATCCAGCTAACGTAGGGGCGACGGAAGCGaaaaaacaacagcagctcGAATACCTCACGGTGTGAGCACTCGCGTTGAGCATTGTCGTTGTTCCGCCCCGCAGGTCaggcaaagaaagaagaggggagcacagagagaggggcgacGATGGAATGGAGCATGTGGAGAGAGGTAGAGGCACTGACCCACTCGAGGTGCCCTCACGGGTGAGGCAGCAGCATTCGACGCACGAGGGATGAGAAAGaccgaagaagagcaaagagtGATGCCGGTGGTACTGATAGTGACATCAGCGAGAGcacgagcagagagagagagagagaagccggAGGAGGCTTGATCGACCTCGATGGTCTGGTTAATGCCGAAGGAAAACACAGCGCGCCAACCCAGATACACACAGaccgagaaagagagagagagagagagagagaaagcaacaGCGTGtgtccgctgctgcatcttAAGCGTGAGAagtctttccttctcttcctacGCGCGTGCACCTGTGCGGCATGTGTGGGACACCCGTAGGATCTGCatgggtgtgcatgtgtagTGATGCGGATCGGTGCTGGGCTCACTGCACAAAcacccttccttcctcccctcttctgcgCGTAGCTCTTAATCACCGCCGCCTGTCTGGAACTTTTGCGGaaatacccccccccccaaagtAAAACAGTGGCAAACACAACAGAAAAATTTTGTGGCAGTGCCAAATGGCCGTCAGCgagcagagggggggaggggaggggagggaacgtggtcctccacctccactcacagacgcacgcagaggcacacacacgcacacacacacacagacacacacacacacacacacgcatccacATCCACGCCAAACAACCTCCCATCTTGGCAGCAAACAAGAGCTCGCAAACGAAACTCGAGACGCAGCAAAGTCATCCTCAATCTGCATCGCTGTAGTTTGCCCGCACAATGCGGTGAATCTGCGAAGGCAGCAGCTCGCTGTCGTTGGTGACGAAGAGCGTAATGAGCTCCGGCGGCACGTACTCCGTGACGGGGGCATGGATGGTCAAGCCGCGGCCGCTGTCCGAGACGGCGACGCCAAACGGCGAGGGCCACACGTCCTCGGGGGAGCCGTAGGTCGACCATGGCATCTCTTGTGCACCGGACCGTGCAATGCGCACCAGTCGTGTACACAGCTGGTCGCTTGGGTAGTACGGCGACATCTTcagtgtggtggtggccaccAACACGGGGACGGCAAAATGgcgagcagcgacgcagaggACGTGGGTGCCAATCGCTGTCAGCATGCCACCGTTGGCCAAGACGTTCTCAGCACCCACCAAGACCTTGGTGCACATGCTCATGACCACATAGGCGGAGCTGtccggcagcagctgtgcagcgatgccacggctgcacagcgcctccgcaAATTCTTGTGTCCcctccgccggcagcggtgctcccTCAAGAATAAAGACTTTGAAGTGGTGCCCTGCGTGAGCGGCCTCCAGCAAGTAGCGGCGAATGGTGTGGCTGCACCCTAGCGTGATGATCGTATCCGACGAGTGTAGCTGCCGTGGGGAACGGCGGCACAACTCCCCTGTCATCCCTTCTATCTCCCGCTTGAACTCATCGATGGCGTCCAAGGCATCCTGATAGAAGTTCTCCATGCGCACCGGGAACTCGATctcaccaccgccttccACCAGCACTTGCTCACGGCGGCTCGGCGCGCGTTTCAGCAGTTGCCGGCCCGGTATCTCCCTCGCCACTATCGAgctggtgcgctgcagcagtggcccGCCAAAGTCACTGGCCACAGacgcgctgtgctgctgcagctggcgcacaTGGCTACCGCTCGCCTCTTCAGTGCCAATGGAAGCGCCAGTGAAGCGCACGGAGAAGCCAATGCGAGGGAGGGGTTGAGAGGCGAGAAGATCCTTCCTGAGCGCCGGCTTCATGCCCTTGCCATGCAGGGATGGGTTGCTCAGCTCTGCGGAGTCGTCCCTACCGCTCCTGTTGCTGGAGCTCGACCTGGTGTCCGCAGGGGATTCAACGACCACTTCCTCGTTATCCGAGGCGAGATCGTTCAGTATCGACTTGGCCTCGTCTTCGAGCTCCGCGTCCGTGGCCTTGCTGTTGGCGGCAGACTCCCGTACAATAGAAAGCACGCGCCGTGTGACGTTCATGAGAAAGAGCGTGGCAAACTGTGCGCGCAACAGCGTGTCACCGGTGCGGGCAACGAGAATGAGAAGGCGGCTGACCTGCATGCTCGCCACCTCGGCTGCCGGGTAGCCAGCCTTGAGCAGCTGTATCGTTATACTGTGCGGGTCCTTCTCGGCATCCTGGAATAGACGTACGATGGTCGACATCATGTCCGCCATCTCCACAGCGGCCGCTGTGGAGAGACTCTCCTCGTCActgcgcgcggcggcgagtTTTCCGCGCTTCAGGTTAGTGATAAAGGCCTCTGCGAGGTCGCTGACCTGGCGCACCAGCTTCTCGGGCTCTTCAGGAACATTACCGAGCATTGTGCGTtggcgtgcgtctgtgcagaggggaggggataGACGggcgaggaaaggaggagacgaAAAGGACTCCAAACTACCCGAGACCCCAATCGCCCTCCAAAACGccaagaagggggggggaggggcgggagagcagacgagggagggagggaggggagggggtaggcgggcgaggaagaagggacAGGAGAAGGGTGTGGGCCATTTGAGGCGAAGAACGAGGAATGGCGGCAGAGAGTCATCACCGTCccccgctcctccccccctggTGCGGTCCGATTGGCGCCAATGTGAAGGTGTAGCCGCCTCCCCTGTGCCACggacacccacgcgcacgcacgtgtgcatACTTCTCGTTGCAGGTGCACATATCAGATGTTGCGAAGCTCTATCGCCACACAGACGTGCAGGGGGGGGCAAGCGAAGACGGAGCAGAgacagggaagagggcgCACAAGAAGAGATGTGTCAGTGTCTGCCATAGCTGCTCAACGCCATCACGCGATtacaccaccgctgcccctttcctcttcccccccgCTACACCAAGAAACGGTTGGACTCCACGCACCCCTTTGCCTTGGAGTGTCACACGGCAGCTTGAGCTCGGTACCACTGCCAGCCCATGCGCGTATGCCCAAtgaccagagagagagaaggtctCTTCTGAAGCGAAAAacgaaggggaagaagagtgaAGTATGCGAGATGCACTCACCCATCAAGACATGTATACGACTGTGCTATGGTCTGGACCTCTGCTACACCTCTGCCACCTGAGGTAGAGGAGAGGTATCAACatcagtggcagcagcagtgaatcggaggggcgagagagagtgagacgagtgcctctccgccgcctccaccctcAACTTCAACACAGTGCGCCTGCACACGTCAGCCCAGTGCACGGCACTAGTccaaaggaaagagaaaacaagagaacaAAATGAGCACAAACAGCCGCCTCACCGCGGCTACCACGGTTCTAGTGACATCCTCTTTATGGTGTACGCGTCTGTGCGTTGATGCGGTCAACGCACTGcggtgtatgcgtgtgtgtgtgtgcatgtgagggagagacaagCACGCCCACACCGTCATCTACAACAACACCAGCGGCACCTGCGTGTCCTCTGTCAAGACGACCCtactttccttccctccactTCACCTCACCTTCACCGCCCTAGTAGTGGTGCATTGGACAGGGTGAGtgagagaagaagggtgcGGTGCTTGACTAGACGTCTTGCTTGCGATGCCGATGGGAATGGCAGGGGAGATAattggaggaggaggagaggggcaaaTAAGGGAAGAGTGcggtgtggggtggggaagtTACACGTCtactgtcctcctcctcctgcggctgcgtcttccctccacacacacacacatacacacaggtACACACATGCCTTTCCCTTCGCTTTCCCATGGTTAGGGTCGACGCGCATCTTTCTTTGCCTCGAGCTTCTTGCGAGCTCGGATCAGCTCCGACATGTGCTTCACCTCCTCACGCCGCAACGGGTCCTCGTGATCGTCTTCAACGGCTCTCACACGCGTCTGCAGGTTGGCATGGTGCACCCCTGCCATATTTATATGGCGCGGCTGCTTCGACGAGCGACGGCGActgcgtgccgctgccgctgcgcgatTCGGACtcccgctgtcgccgccagcactACACCATCTAccgtcggcgtcgctgtcgttgaTACTACTGCTATGAAGCTCCGACGTGTCG
Encoded here:
- a CDS encoding guanine nucleotide exchange factor subunit GCD7 (TriTrypDB/GeneDB-style sysID: LpmP.10.0880) produces the protein MLGNVPEEPEKLVRQVSDLAEAFITNLKRGKLAAARSDEESLSTAAAVEMADMMSTIVRLFQDAEKDPHSITIQLLKAGYPAAEVASMQVSRLLILVARTGDTLLRAQFATLFLMNVTRRVLSIVRESAANSKATDAELEDEAKSILNDLASDNEEVVVESPADTRSSSSNRSGRDDSAELSNPSLHGKGMKPALRKDLLASQPLPRIGFSVRFTGASIGTEEASGSHVRQLQQHSASVASDFGGPLLQRTSSIVAREIPGRQLLKRAPSRREQVLVEGGGEIEFPVRMENFYQDALDAIDEFKREIEGMTGELCRRSPRQLHSSDTIITLGCSHTIRRYLLEAAHAGHHFKVFILEGAPLPAEGTQEFAEALCSRGIAAQLLPDSSAYVVMSMCTKVLVGAENVLANGGMLTAIGTHVLCVAARHFAVPVLVATTTLKMSPYYPSDQLCTRLVRIARSGAQEMPWSTYGSPEDVWPSPFGVAVSDSGRGLTIHAPVTEYVPPELITLFVTNDSELLPSQIHRIVRANYSDAD
- a CDS encoding hypothetical protein (TriTrypDB/GeneDB-style sysID: LpmP.10.0870), which gives rise to MLFLKGASVKDGGESTVRRLWGFTKSYVKHVGHAYLEFFGPLLLLVAVNMAVETHDNERFGLGWLYCTSLKDDRVREEKFPSYEPCSAAQRRRSEAANAVEYAAATV
- a CDS encoding hypothetical protein (TriTrypDB/GeneDB-style sysID: LpmP.10.0860), which translates into the protein MDHSSADRRIDFQPSSPSSQANVSDSVSVSTPLSPHTGSLRARRFPSQRMVCPDGNHHHRSHSGAPGSTGGGIVALARLENQELFGSYPAFPTLQHRHHSDPIVSVLARPSLDSIADLLSSTSPTSQALAMGPSFCTGRDSLTVQDYCTLQNQHSLSKGVAIVYSPASSPSDLYSRGADHVSLRGISATEEDANEDRVQVRVEGYYENNGVGVLIPNDLPRSTLLYVLTASDGRDLMFKLIQYSLQLAICLLKTSSLFSPEVQVLMGQIAERLYRNYNTIRHGRSLFKMGRGLLNLFTLQAVCERMWMKYESSIARATCAVMLPVVSRLERGLILMGASSLWGQCLSGRLLRWAQAAQATQGQSRGEVPEDSMVADCRIQQRMREQPSKSPAKDTLLADKMCTHASEVEKAAQAAGGSFTELKSCSGSTSLTPQKATDYAGDAVSSGGAEMLQPVFPCTAGVGTRTNIFRERPEQQSPATGVSELPLPPSVSFRSLSAEAGAADDWGGRTPKTATAAPTPIAGSKCDSTGPRALPRVASDPAVNSAFTTSSGEEDIVEPHDTDNLTLIREPVHRQHQRHGLTPSATADAATNALSPATEDWVDKAGRKTLLRPLKRPSNNGTPAHTANSSVTSGDVGDHLHGGAENSITHKSTPLMPAPRSPSYESMSSQLMTELVSGDCLTPGDGPLSVPNNWRMACAPTVPPSHSDEPVASPVLPYSSVDLLSPLKPAGLSCTAASPSEVTTKPDGTTNSTSRVESADMQPPPPPPLSSAAGGSTSTQAVLASSVDGTQQESQRECSTATAIHDTERNGHHSSSLRNHWAAFMLASTPPATAVLCTSVLPMTTSTRASSISNDVPPLPVEKYCRESDLSILSTSTVTGFHEYKDNHIGALSTWLRELQPASTALPARWRKGVLQFNSALMALLGFRNLAAACRRFLRDATLISTEHFTTFTFIEAHRRVITLIINRCWLVVSIIDLLLNTVRLLQPGWVKYTTARQNIHCRCGCSGDDDPEDRVWRMHGFIARRKTNLFFPPLDLDYGAPFVSSLAYVEAADPARMMPACSRCGFLYREIFSESDQGEEAEEADASGGMPVSPSHTLAVTSKAEANTSFVQHTAAAPTTAASLSEDGHTEETRRSPTRVALGSPGLIEREKPRWVQLYNDEVMRVESQQQQQRLRSPGARWEAQNPSDEAHQNSPVEQLVNRRNSHAVKTSVGDGQPADEMHQRRKSGAAHKRAAESSAGILLVPWVMRKFFDYVWLLRVHPNLTSTVLLEARCIAELYLAYKYCFGKFESFRSDAPLSAILYPYGALAGMVSASVGLLRVIESAPAS